The proteins below come from a single Agrobacterium vitis genomic window:
- a CDS encoding cation-translocating P-type ATPase: protein MSCCAAGSEAALDLERSGALLPSSEEIRLASRDLGEGLTQVDFSVPGVYCGACITKIETALKRLPAVERARVNLSTRRVGVVWRTRVAEEGPFIDREAGPFTHDSGFDPAELARAIASTGYSCHLFTPQDLASDLLLKQLIRAVAVTGFAATNIMLLSVSVWSGADASTRDLFHWISALIAAPALIYGGRFFYQSAWTALRHRRTNMDVPIAIGISLSYFSSLWETIHHGEHAYFDATASLLFFLLIGRALDHMMRDRARSAISGLARLNPRGATVVGADGSREYRLVDDIKVGEHVAISAGERIALDGTVIAGTSDLDVSIVNGESAPQTVGPGDAVQAGTLSLTGSLTVKATAQARDSFLSEIIRLMEAAEGGKAHYRRIADRASQLYAPVVHLLALTSFIVWGLYDGDWKHALMVAIAVLIITCPCALGLAVPVVQVVAAGKLFQRGIMVKDGSAMERLAKVDAVAFDKTGTLTLGRPMPVDINRASPGMISIAAGLAAHSRHPLSQSLWRSASSNYGAGAIRNFSGVTEIPGSGVEADAPEGRYRLGNRRFALGSGEGEADGPALSEVILSLNSYSLGCFRFEDSLRPSAAEVIAGLQAEGMRVTILSGDRTPVVKALAARLGVDAAEAELSPSGKAKFCASADEAGRHLLMVGDGINDAPALSAAYVSMAPATAADVGRQAADFVFMHDGLDAVPFAINVSRRAGKLIRENFVLAIGYNVLAVPVALLGYATPLIAAVAMSTSSIIVVANALRLNGLGGFTRKADAHALQPASNRKPLEIAA from the coding sequence ATGAGTTGCTGCGCGGCGGGCTCGGAAGCGGCCCTCGACCTGGAACGCTCAGGGGCGCTGCTGCCATCCTCCGAGGAAATCCGGCTGGCAAGCCGGGATCTGGGCGAGGGGTTGACCCAGGTGGATTTCAGCGTACCCGGCGTCTATTGCGGCGCCTGCATCACCAAAATCGAGACGGCCTTAAAACGTCTGCCTGCCGTCGAGCGAGCCCGCGTCAACCTCTCCACTCGGCGCGTCGGCGTGGTCTGGCGGACAAGGGTTGCAGAGGAAGGGCCGTTCATCGACCGGGAAGCAGGCCCATTTACGCACGATAGCGGGTTCGATCCGGCGGAGCTTGCGCGCGCCATTGCGTCTACCGGCTATAGCTGCCACCTGTTCACACCTCAGGATCTGGCCTCCGATCTGCTCTTGAAACAATTGATCCGGGCCGTCGCCGTTACCGGCTTTGCTGCCACCAATATCATGCTGCTGTCGGTCTCCGTCTGGTCCGGTGCGGATGCATCGACGCGGGATCTGTTTCACTGGATTTCGGCACTGATTGCCGCACCGGCGCTGATCTATGGCGGGCGGTTCTTCTATCAATCGGCCTGGACGGCACTTCGGCACCGGCGCACCAATATGGATGTGCCGATTGCCATCGGCATCTCGCTTTCTTATTTCTCGTCGCTGTGGGAAACCATTCATCACGGCGAACACGCCTATTTCGATGCGACAGCGTCGCTGCTGTTCTTCCTGCTGATCGGCCGAGCGCTGGACCATATGATGCGCGACCGCGCCCGTTCGGCGATCAGCGGTCTGGCGCGGCTCAATCCGCGCGGTGCCACCGTTGTCGGCGCAGACGGCAGCCGGGAATACCGGCTGGTGGATGATATCAAGGTCGGCGAACATGTCGCCATCTCCGCTGGCGAGCGTATCGCGCTTGATGGCACCGTCATCGCCGGGACCAGCGATCTCGATGTCTCCATCGTCAATGGTGAAAGTGCGCCGCAAACCGTCGGACCCGGCGATGCCGTGCAGGCGGGAACGCTGAGCCTCACCGGATCGCTGACGGTCAAGGCGACGGCACAGGCACGCGATTCTTTCCTCTCGGAAATCATCCGGCTGATGGAGGCGGCGGAGGGTGGCAAGGCGCATTATCGCCGCATCGCCGACCGGGCCTCGCAGCTCTATGCGCCTGTCGTTCATCTGCTGGCTCTCACCTCCTTCATCGTCTGGGGGCTTTATGACGGCGACTGGAAACATGCGCTGATGGTGGCGATTGCCGTGCTGATCATTACCTGCCCTTGCGCATTGGGTCTGGCCGTGCCGGTCGTGCAGGTGGTAGCAGCCGGAAAACTGTTCCAGCGCGGCATCATGGTCAAGGACGGCTCGGCCATGGAGCGTCTGGCAAAGGTGGATGCCGTCGCCTTCGACAAAACAGGCACGCTGACGCTTGGCCGCCCCATGCCCGTCGATATCAACAGGGCCAGCCCCGGCATGATCTCCATCGCCGCCGGGCTCGCCGCTCATTCCCGTCATCCGCTGTCACAGTCCCTGTGGCGCAGCGCCTCATCCAATTACGGGGCCGGGGCAATTCGTAATTTCTCCGGTGTGACGGAAATTCCCGGCAGCGGCGTCGAGGCAGACGCGCCGGAAGGGCGCTACCGGCTCGGAAACCGCCGCTTTGCCCTCGGCTCTGGCGAGGGTGAGGCCGATGGTCCGGCTCTGTCGGAAGTCATTCTTTCGCTGAATAGTTACAGTCTCGGCTGTTTCCGCTTCGAAGACAGCCTTCGTCCCAGCGCAGCGGAAGTTATTGCCGGGCTACAAGCCGAGGGCATGAGGGTCACGATCCTGTCGGGAGACAGAACGCCCGTGGTGAAGGCGCTCGCTGCACGGCTTGGCGTCGACGCGGCAGAGGCCGAACTCTCGCCATCCGGCAAGGCAAAATTCTGCGCGTCAGCAGACGAGGCTGGGAGGCATCTGCTGATGGTGGGCGATGGCATCAATGACGCGCCAGCGCTATCGGCAGCCTATGTCTCCATGGCACCGGCCACCGCCGCCGATGTCGGGCGCCAAGCCGCCGACTTTGTCTTCATGCATGATGGGCTCGATGCCGTGCCTTTCGCCATAAACGTCTCCCGCCGGGCCGGAAAGTTGATCCGCGAGAATTTCGTGTTGGCAATCGGCTATAATGTGCTGGCCGTACCGGTCGCACTGCTGGGCTATGCCACGCCGCTGATTGCCGCCGTCGCCATGTCGACCTCCTCGATCATCGTGGTGGCCAATGCGCTGCGGCTGAACGGTTTGGGCGGATTTACCCGCAAGGCCGACGCTCATGCCCTTCAACCGGCATCGAACCGCAAACCGCTGGAAATAGCCGCATGA
- a CDS encoding heavy metal translocating P-type ATPase encodes MNATNTLETTIAIDGMNCASCVRRVEKAIAAVPGVSSASVNLASEKASVQFSQQPDLAAVLAAIQQAGYAPRIETQELDIDGMNCASCVRRVEKALAAVPGVSLAAVNLATERATVTVTAETDRQTLVAAVEQAGYHIRKPASSEGPSAPEPLPDRRADETHRLTRMTAIAFLLTLPVFIIEMGSHLIPALHFWVMNTLGMQTSWVFQALLAGLVLFGPGLTFFRRGVPNLIGLHPDMNSLVVLGASAAYGYSLVATFMSGLMPQGTVNVYYEAAAVIVTLVLLGRTLESRAKGRTSDAIKRLIGLSPKTARVIREGKPVDIDIAAVIVGDVLDIRPGERLPVDGVVIEGRSFIDESMISGEPVPVEKADGDTVTGGTINKNGAFRFRATKVGADTLLSQIIRMVETAQGSKLPVQGMVDRITGWFVPAVIAAALLTFIVWLLFGPAPALSYALVNAVAVLIIACPCAMGLATPTSIMVGTGRAAELGVLFRKGEALQSLRDVTIVALDKTGTLTEGRPELTDLVAADGFSRADILSFAASLEARSEHPIAKAILAASEAEQAPRQIATDVVAEPGYGISGIVSGHQVLVGADRALTRHGIDLSAFAEDAERLGMEAKTPLYLAVDGKPAALMAVADPIKASTPAAIRALHDLGLKVAMISGDNRRTAEAIAARLGIDTVIAEVLPDGKVTAIASLRKDGSKLAFVGDGINDAPALSAADIGIAVGTGSDIAIESADVVLMSGDLQGVARAISISKAVIRNISQNLFWAFAYNVLLIPLAAGLLYPVNGTLLSPIFAAGAMGLSSVFVLTNALRLRKLRPA; translated from the coding sequence ATGAATGCCACCAACACCCTTGAAACCACCATCGCCATCGATGGCATGAATTGCGCCTCTTGCGTGCGGCGGGTCGAAAAGGCGATTGCCGCCGTGCCGGGCGTATCGTCTGCCTCGGTCAATTTGGCCAGTGAAAAGGCCAGCGTGCAGTTTTCGCAGCAGCCGGATCTCGCCGCCGTGCTGGCAGCCATTCAACAGGCCGGTTATGCGCCGCGTATCGAGACCCAGGAATTAGACATAGATGGCATGAACTGCGCCTCCTGTGTGCGGCGCGTGGAAAAGGCATTGGCTGCTGTGCCGGGCGTCAGTTTAGCGGCGGTCAATCTGGCAACCGAACGCGCCACCGTGACCGTCACCGCAGAGACGGATAGACAGACCCTCGTCGCTGCTGTGGAACAGGCCGGTTATCACATTCGCAAACCCGCCAGCTCGGAAGGACCATCCGCCCCCGAACCCCTGCCCGACCGGCGCGCCGATGAGACGCATCGCTTGACGCGGATGACTGCGATTGCCTTTCTTCTGACCCTTCCGGTCTTCATCATCGAAATGGGTTCCCACCTCATTCCCGCCCTGCATTTCTGGGTGATGAACACGCTTGGCATGCAGACCAGCTGGGTGTTTCAGGCCTTGCTGGCCGGGCTGGTGCTGTTTGGTCCCGGCCTCACATTCTTTCGCCGTGGCGTGCCAAACCTGATAGGCCTTCATCCAGATATGAACTCGCTGGTGGTGCTGGGCGCATCTGCGGCCTATGGCTATTCGCTGGTTGCCACGTTCATGTCGGGGCTGATGCCGCAAGGCACCGTCAATGTCTATTATGAGGCGGCAGCCGTTATCGTCACGCTGGTGCTGCTGGGCCGAACGCTGGAAAGCCGTGCCAAAGGCCGGACCAGCGATGCCATCAAACGGCTGATCGGCCTTAGCCCCAAAACCGCGCGGGTGATCCGGGAGGGCAAGCCTGTTGATATCGACATTGCCGCCGTTATCGTCGGTGATGTCTTGGACATCCGCCCCGGCGAAAGACTTCCTGTCGATGGCGTGGTGATCGAAGGCCGCTCCTTTATCGACGAATCAATGATCTCAGGCGAGCCGGTACCGGTGGAAAAGGCAGACGGCGACACGGTAACCGGCGGTACGATCAACAAAAACGGTGCCTTCCGGTTTCGCGCCACTAAGGTCGGAGCCGACACGCTTCTTTCCCAGATCATCCGCATGGTGGAAACCGCACAAGGCTCGAAACTACCGGTCCAGGGCATGGTGGACCGGATAACCGGCTGGTTCGTTCCAGCTGTGATCGCGGCGGCTCTGCTCACCTTCATTGTCTGGCTGTTGTTCGGCCCTGCGCCTGCACTTAGCTATGCGCTGGTCAATGCGGTTGCGGTGCTGATCATCGCCTGCCCCTGCGCCATGGGGCTGGCAACTCCGACCTCGATCATGGTTGGCACCGGCCGTGCCGCCGAGTTGGGTGTGCTGTTTCGCAAGGGCGAAGCCTTGCAAAGCCTCCGCGATGTCACAATCGTCGCTCTCGACAAGACCGGCACGCTAACAGAAGGCAGGCCGGAACTGACCGATCTGGTGGCGGCAGACGGCTTTTCCCGTGCCGACATCCTGTCCTTTGCAGCCAGCCTTGAGGCGCGCTCCGAACACCCGATTGCCAAAGCCATCCTGGCCGCTTCCGAGGCTGAACAAGCGCCTCGCCAGATCGCAACCGATGTTGTCGCAGAACCAGGCTACGGTATCAGCGGCATCGTCTCCGGCCATCAGGTGCTTGTTGGTGCCGACCGGGCGCTGACCCGGCATGGCATTGATCTCTCCGCATTTGCCGAGGACGCCGAACGGCTGGGTATGGAAGCAAAAACCCCGCTCTATCTGGCAGTCGATGGAAAACCCGCCGCTCTGATGGCCGTCGCCGATCCGATCAAGGCAAGCACACCGGCGGCAATCCGCGCCTTGCACGACCTTGGCCTCAAGGTGGCGATGATCAGCGGCGATAACCGGCGCACCGCCGAGGCCATCGCCGCCCGCCTCGGCATTGATACAGTAATTGCCGAAGTTCTGCCCGACGGTAAGGTGACGGCGATTGCTAGCCTTCGCAAGGATGGAAGCAAGCTCGCCTTCGTTGGCGATGGTATAAACGATGCCCCGGCCCTATCCGCCGCCGATATCGGCATCGCAGTGGGCACCGGCTCCGATATCGCCATCGAAAGCGCTGATGTCGTTCTGATGTCCGGCGACCTGCAAGGCGTGGCACGGGCGATCTCCATCAGCAAGGCGGTGATCCGCAATATCAGCCAGAACCTGTTCTGGGCCTTTGCCTACAATGTCCTGCTGATCCCGCTGGCGGCTGGTCTGCTCTACCCCGTCAATGGAACACTGCTATCGCCGATTTTCGCCGCCGGTGCGATGGGACTGTCCAGTGTCTTTGTGCTGACCAACGCGCTCCGACTGCGCAAGTTACGCCCGGCGTAA
- a CDS encoding MarC family protein: MTNVELLLNAFTTLLVTLDPPGLAPLFLGLTRGMTRQQRKQVALRGTAIAFSILAVFAVFGASLLEGLGISMGAFRIAGGLLLFAIAFEMIFEKRQERKEKTSEDAITRDHMHHIAVFPLALPLIAGPGAISATILLASSLPSPVERTELILVLALCIGIVLLALVIADRLDRFLGVTGRAILTRLLGVILAALSVQFVVDGIKSAFHL, from the coding sequence ATGACCAATGTCGAACTTCTCCTCAATGCCTTCACCACCCTGTTGGTGACGCTGGACCCGCCGGGCCTGGCACCGCTGTTTCTTGGCCTGACACGCGGCATGACTCGCCAGCAACGCAAGCAGGTGGCGCTACGCGGCACGGCTATCGCCTTCAGCATTCTGGCAGTCTTTGCAGTTTTTGGTGCTAGCCTTCTTGAAGGGCTCGGCATTTCGATGGGCGCGTTCCGCATCGCCGGTGGTCTTTTGCTATTTGCTATCGCCTTCGAGATGATTTTCGAGAAACGCCAGGAGCGCAAGGAAAAGACGTCGGAAGACGCGATTACCCGCGATCACATGCACCATATCGCGGTTTTCCCGCTTGCCCTGCCGCTGATTGCTGGCCCTGGGGCCATTTCTGCCACCATCCTGCTGGCCAGCTCCCTGCCGAGCCCGGTCGAGCGCACAGAACTGATCCTGGTTCTCGCACTCTGCATCGGCATCGTGCTGTTGGCGCTCGTGATCGCAGATCGGCTTGACCGGTTTTTAGGGGTGACGGGTCGGGCGATCCTGACACGCCTGCTCGGCGTCATACTGGCCGCGCTCTCCGTGCAATTCGTCGTTGACGGCATCAAGTCGGCATTTCACCTCTGA
- the ccoG gene encoding cytochrome c oxidase accessory protein CcoG yields MNSNGIETRPDVERFTAEPVNSAKIRRPLYEARKKIFPKRASGRFRQFKWLIMAITLGIYYLTPWLRWDRGAYAPDQAVLIDLAHRRFYFFFIEIWPQEFFFVAGLLVMAGFGLFLVTSAVGRAWCGYTCPQTVWVDLFLVVERFLEGDRNARIKLDSAPWSPSKIWKRGAKHVTWIIIGVLTGGAWIFYFADAPSLLKEFVTGQAAGVAYVTVAILTATTYVFGGLMREQVCIYMCPWPRIQGAMLDEKSLVVTYNDWRGEPRTRHAKKVAAAGETVGDCVDCNACVVVCPMGIDIREGQQLECITCALCIDACDGVMDKLAKPRGLIAYATLEEYQSNMALATDNGTQSIDPDRVRKADGSFVDSIRHFDWRVIFRPRTLLYTAVWSAVGGGLLFALMTRDRLDINVLHDRNPQYVLESSGAIRNGYTVRLLNMIPQPRDLTVTLDGLPDATMKVNGMQDQPGRSIIVTAEPDEATTLKIYVTLAGRDVTEASEPFRFIVSDPNSSEQAIYKATFNGPGNGSGEKK; encoded by the coding sequence ATGAATAGCAATGGGATAGAAACACGACCGGATGTTGAGCGTTTCACCGCCGAGCCAGTGAATTCCGCAAAAATTCGCAGGCCGCTCTATGAAGCGCGCAAGAAGATCTTTCCAAAGCGCGCTTCGGGCCGGTTCCGGCAGTTTAAATGGCTGATCATGGCCATTACTCTTGGGATCTACTATCTCACGCCCTGGCTGCGCTGGGATCGCGGTGCCTATGCCCCGGATCAGGCAGTGCTGATCGACCTGGCGCATCGGCGATTCTACTTCTTTTTTATCGAGATCTGGCCGCAGGAGTTTTTCTTTGTCGCGGGCCTGCTGGTTATGGCGGGGTTTGGCCTGTTCCTGGTCACATCCGCGGTCGGGCGCGCCTGGTGCGGCTATACCTGTCCGCAAACGGTCTGGGTCGATTTGTTTCTGGTGGTCGAGCGCTTTTTGGAAGGCGACCGCAATGCTCGCATCAAGCTGGACAGCGCGCCGTGGAGCCCGTCCAAGATCTGGAAACGCGGTGCCAAGCATGTCACCTGGATCATCATCGGCGTGCTGACTGGCGGTGCGTGGATCTTCTATTTCGCCGATGCTCCGAGCTTGCTGAAGGAGTTCGTCACCGGTCAGGCCGCCGGCGTTGCCTATGTCACCGTCGCCATCCTCACCGCCACAACCTATGTGTTTGGCGGGCTGATGCGCGAGCAGGTCTGCATCTATATGTGTCCATGGCCGCGCATTCAGGGCGCCATGCTGGACGAAAAGTCGCTGGTCGTGACCTATAATGATTGGCGCGGCGAGCCACGGACCCGTCACGCCAAGAAAGTCGCCGCAGCCGGTGAGACTGTCGGGGACTGTGTCGATTGCAATGCCTGCGTGGTGGTCTGTCCGATGGGCATCGACATCCGCGAAGGCCAGCAACTGGAATGCATCACCTGCGCGCTTTGTATCGATGCCTGCGATGGGGTTATGGATAAGCTTGCCAAGCCGCGTGGGCTGATCGCCTATGCGACATTGGAGGAATATCAATCCAATATGGCGCTGGCGACCGATAACGGCACCCAGTCGATCGATCCCGACCGGGTCCGCAAGGCCGATGGCAGCTTTGTCGATTCCATCAGGCATTTCGACTGGCGGGTGATTTTCCGGCCCCGGACCTTGCTGTATACAGCCGTCTGGTCCGCCGTCGGCGGCGGCCTGTTGTTTGCGCTGATGACCCGCGACAGGCTGGACATCAACGTGCTGCATGATCGCAATCCGCAATATGTGCTCGAATCGAGTGGCGCTATCCGAAACGGCTATACGGTGCGGCTGCTCAACATGATCCCGCAACCACGCGACCTGACGGTGACGCTGGACGGCCTTCCTGACGCCACCATGAAGGTCAACGGCATGCAGGACCAGCCCGGTCGGTCGATCATCGTCACGGCGGAACCGGATGAGGCGACCACGCTGAAGATCTACGTCACGCTTGCCGGTCGTGACGTGACGGAGGCTTCCGAGCCATTCCGCTTTATTGTCAGTGATCCGAATTCCAGCGAGCAGGCCATCTACAAGGCTACATTTAACGGTCCCGGCAACGGATCTGGAGAGAAAAAATGA
- a CDS encoding FixH family protein codes for MSADSPKTFVFTGWHMLASICSFFGVIITVNLTMAWYAGHSWSGMVVQNTYVASQQFNDTTAQIRKLLDTGIQGTMTIKQGAIAYDLAIPGKGPVIADQVVANFKRPVGEHQDFTVMLKPAGPGHFTGDHPVDDGHWIVETIATRDGQLVMHEANRMAVIGGEK; via the coding sequence ATGAGTGCTGACAGCCCAAAGACCTTTGTTTTCACCGGCTGGCATATGCTGGCATCGATCTGCTCTTTCTTTGGGGTGATCATTACCGTCAACCTGACCATGGCCTGGTATGCGGGCCATAGCTGGAGCGGCATGGTGGTGCAAAACACCTATGTCGCCAGTCAGCAATTCAACGACACGACAGCGCAAATCCGCAAGCTGCTGGATACCGGCATCCAGGGAACGATGACGATAAAGCAGGGGGCGATTGCCTATGATCTCGCCATTCCCGGCAAGGGCCCTGTGATTGCCGATCAGGTGGTCGCCAATTTCAAGCGCCCGGTTGGTGAGCATCAGGATTTCACTGTCATGCTGAAGCCAGCCGGTCCCGGACATTTCACCGGCGATCATCCTGTTGATGACGGCCATTGGATTGTCGAAACCATTGCAACCCGTGATGGGCAACTGGTCATGCATGAAGCCAACCGTATGGCTGTCATCGGGGGTGAAAAATGA
- a CDS encoding single-stranded DNA-binding protein → MAGSVNKVILIGNLGADPEIRRTQDGKPIANLRIATSESWRDRNSGERKEKTEWHSVVIFNEGLCKVAEQYLKKGATVYIEGQLQTRKWQDQNGNDRYSTEIVLQGFNSTLTMLGGRGDGAGGGAARGGSDFGGGGGGYDDYGSAPARSGGASSGGRGASAPSGGFSRDMDDDIPF, encoded by the coding sequence ATGGCTGGAAGCGTCAACAAGGTTATTTTGATCGGCAATCTGGGCGCCGACCCGGAAATCCGCCGTACCCAGGACGGTAAGCCGATTGCCAACCTGCGCATCGCCACGTCCGAATCCTGGCGCGACCGTAATTCCGGCGAGCGCAAGGAAAAGACTGAATGGCATAGCGTGGTGATCTTCAACGAAGGTCTCTGCAAGGTGGCCGAACAATATCTGAAGAAGGGCGCAACTGTTTATATCGAGGGCCAGCTTCAGACCCGTAAATGGCAGGACCAGAACGGCAATGACCGTTACTCGACGGAAATCGTCCTCCAGGGCTTCAATTCGACCCTGACCATGCTTGGCGGTCGTGGCGATGGGGCAGGCGGCGGTGCTGCCCGTGGCGGCAGCGATTTCGGCGGCGGCGGCGGTGGCTACGACGACTACGGCTCGGCCCCGGCCCGCAGCGGCGGTGCGTCGTCCGGCGGTCGCGGTGCCAGTGCGCCGTCGGGCGGATTCTCGCGCGATATGGATGACGATATTCCGTTCTGA
- the gyrA gene encoding DNA gyrase subunit A, producing MTEQSTPGGKMPSDIEPISIITEMQRSYLDYAMSVIVSRALPDVRDGLKPVHRRILFGMSELGIDWNKKYVKCARVTGDVMGKFHPHGNSAIYDALARMAQDWSLRLPLIDGQGNFGSIDGDPPAAERYTECRLQKAAHSLLDDLDKDTVDFRDNYDGTLSEPVVVPAKFPNLLVNGAGGIAVGMATNIPPHNLVEVINGCIALIENPAIDLPELMQIIPGPDFPTGALILGRSGIRSAYETGRGSVIMRGVARIEPMRGDREQIIITEIPYQVNKSTMIEKMAELVRDKRIEGISDLRDESDRQGYRVVVELKRDANADVILNQLYRYTPLQSSFGCNMVALNGGKPEQLTLLDMLRAFVSFREEVISRRTKYLLRKARDRAHVLVGLAIAVANIDEVIRLIRQAPDPQTAREQLMERRWPAADVESLIRLIDDPRHRINEDNTYNLSEEQARAILELRLARLTALGRDEIDEELNKIGAEISDYLDILSSRTRIQTIVVDELVAVRDEFGTPRRSQIMEGGPDMDDEDLIAREDMVVTVSHLGYIKRVPLVTYRAQRRGGKGRSGMATRDEDFVTRLFVANTHTPVLFFSSRGIVYKEKVWRLPIGTPQSRGKALINMLPLEPGERITTIMPLPEDEASWDNLDVMFSTTRGTVRRNKLSDFVQVNRNGKIAMKLEEEGDEILSVETCTIDDDVLLTTALGQAIRFPVDEVRVFAGRNSIGVRGISLQLNDRIISMTILSHVDAEPWQRAAYLKRSATERRASGVDEDDIALVGEEVGEIGDLTEERYQELKAREQFVLTISERGIGKRSSSYDFRTSGRGGKGIRATDTSKTLEIGQLVAAFPVEDKDQIMLVSDGGQLIRVPVDGIRIASRATKGVTIFNTAKDEKVVSVERINEPEGEEDGEIGAETSADEGVSTDPATPDESAT from the coding sequence TTGACTGAGCAAAGCACACCCGGCGGCAAAATGCCGTCCGATATCGAACCCATTTCGATTATAACGGAGATGCAGCGGTCGTATCTCGATTACGCGATGAGCGTTATCGTCAGCCGCGCACTTCCCGATGTCCGCGATGGTTTGAAGCCCGTTCATCGTCGCATTCTGTTTGGCATGTCCGAGCTGGGTATCGACTGGAACAAAAAATATGTGAAATGCGCCCGTGTGACCGGGGACGTGATGGGTAAATTCCATCCACACGGCAACTCGGCGATCTATGATGCGCTGGCCCGTATGGCGCAGGATTGGTCGCTTAGGCTGCCGCTGATCGACGGTCAGGGCAATTTCGGCTCCATCGACGGCGATCCGCCAGCGGCGGAACGCTATACCGAGTGCCGCCTGCAAAAAGCCGCACATTCGCTCCTGGACGATCTCGACAAGGACACCGTCGATTTTCGTGACAACTATGATGGCACGCTGTCTGAGCCTGTCGTCGTGCCAGCGAAATTCCCCAACCTACTCGTCAATGGCGCCGGCGGTATCGCGGTCGGCATGGCGACGAATATTCCGCCGCACAATCTGGTCGAAGTCATCAATGGCTGTATCGCGCTGATTGAAAACCCGGCTATCGACTTGCCGGAACTGATGCAGATTATTCCCGGCCCTGATTTTCCGACCGGCGCGCTGATTCTGGGCCGTAGCGGTATTCGTTCAGCCTACGAGACCGGACGCGGTTCGGTGATTATGCGCGGCGTGGCACGGATCGAGCCGATGCGCGGTGACCGTGAGCAGATCATCATCACCGAGATTCCCTATCAGGTGAACAAGTCGACGATGATCGAGAAAATGGCCGAATTGGTGCGTGACAAGCGCATCGAGGGCATTTCCGACCTACGCGACGAATCTGACCGTCAGGGCTACCGCGTTGTGGTGGAGCTGAAGCGCGATGCCAATGCGGACGTGATCCTCAACCAGCTCTACCGCTATACGCCGCTGCAAAGCTCGTTCGGCTGCAACATGGTGGCGCTGAATGGCGGCAAGCCGGAACAGTTGACGCTGCTCGACATGCTGCGCGCTTTCGTCAGCTTCCGCGAAGAAGTTATTAGCCGGCGAACGAAGTACCTGTTGCGCAAGGCGCGTGACCGCGCCCATGTGTTGGTTGGTCTTGCCATTGCCGTTGCCAATATCGACGAAGTCATCCGGCTGATCCGCCAGGCACCGGACCCGCAGACGGCGCGCGAGCAGTTGATGGAGCGGCGCTGGCCGGCAGCTGATGTCGAAAGTCTGATCCGGCTGATCGATGATCCGCGTCACCGCATCAACGAGGACAATACCTACAACCTGTCGGAAGAGCAGGCACGTGCCATTCTCGAATTACGTCTTGCTCGCCTGACAGCCCTTGGCCGCGATGAAATCGACGAGGAATTGAACAAGATCGGGGCGGAAATCTCCGATTATCTCGATATTCTGTCGTCTCGCACGCGGATTCAAACCATCGTTGTCGATGAGCTTGTCGCTGTGCGCGATGAATTCGGCACGCCACGCCGCAGCCAGATCATGGAGGGCGGCCCTGACATGGACGATGAGGATCTCATCGCCCGTGAAGACATGGTGGTGACGGTTTCGCATCTCGGCTATATCAAGCGTGTGCCGCTGGTCACCTATCGCGCCCAGCGCCGCGGCGGCAAGGGCCGCTCCGGCATGGCGACACGGGACGAGGATTTCGTTACCCGGCTATTTGTTGCCAATACCCATACGCCGGTTCTGTTCTTCTCGTCGCGCGGAATCGTCTACAAGGAGAAGGTCTGGCGTCTGCCGATCGGTACGCCGCAGTCACGCGGCAAGGCACTGATCAATATGTTGCCTCTAGAGCCAGGCGAGCGGATCACCACGATCATGCCGCTGCCCGAGGATGAGGCAAGCTGGGATAATCTCGACGTAATGTTCTCGACAACACGGGGCACCGTGCGCCGTAACAAGTTGAGCGATTTCGTCCAGGTCAACCGCAATGGCAAGATCGCCATGAAGCTTGAGGAAGAGGGCGATGAGATCCTCTCCGTCGAAACCTGCACGATTGACGACGATGTGCTGCTGACCACGGCCTTGGGGCAGGCGATCCGCTTCCCTGTCGATGAAGTCAGAGTGTTTGCCGGTCGCAATTCCATCGGTGTTCGCGGCATTTCCTTGCAGCTGAATGACCGAATCATCTCGATGACCATCTTGAGCCATGTCGATGCCGAGCCATGGCAGCGTGCGGCCTATCTGAAGCGTTCGGCTACCGAGCGCCGCGCCAGTGGTGTGGATGAGGACGACATCGCATTGGTTGGTGAAGAGGTGGGTGAAATCGGCGATCTGACCGAAGAGCGTTATCAGGAGCTGAAGGCACGCGAACAATTCGTGCTGACGATTTCCGAACGCGGTATTGGTAAGCGATCGTCGTCCTACGATTTCCGCACCTCTGGCCGTGGCGGCAAGGGCATTCGTGCCACCGACACGTCGAAGACATTGGAAATCGGCCAATTGGTCGCTGCCTTCCCGGTTGAAGACAAGGACCAGATCATGCTGGTCTCAGACGGCGGTCAGTTGATCCGCGTGCCGGTCGATGGCATCCGCATTGCCAGCCGCGCTACCAAGGGCGTGACGATCTTCAATACCGCCAAGGATGAAAAGGTCGTCTCGGTCGAGCGCATCAATGAGCCGGAAGGCGAAGAAGATGGCGAGATCGGTGCAGAGACCAGTGCCGACGAGGGTGTCTCCACTGATCCGGCAACACCGGATGAGAGCGCGACCTAA